Proteins encoded within one genomic window of Bradyrhizobium sp. CB1717:
- a CDS encoding epoxide hydrolase family protein — MTAISSSPTRRNLLAGSAATGAVSLLPIHFVAARAQSKQGGSPLGTTKADAILPFRVNVRGEDLANLRRRLASTRWPTKELVEDRSQGVQLATLRALARYWSTEYDWRKCEARLNALPQFTTVIDGVKIHFIHVKSRHENALPLIMTHGWPGSVVELLDTVGPLTDPTKYGGTPDDAFHLVLPSLPGYGFSGEPTELGWDTARIARAWAVLMDRLGYTRYVAQGGDVGAAVTDAMGRQAPKGLLGIHLNLLAGVAAMSDKLPAESEKERAAQKAAATFRASGFGYFLEQSTRPQTIGYALLDSPLGLASWMLDHDTDSYYKISRAFVEGKPAGNLTRDSILDNITLYWLTGTGASAARWYWEAGQAAARAAGKSPPAVAVPVGFTTFPGEIFAAPRSWVEIMYPGLAYFSEVERGGHFAAWEEPTLFSDEVRAAFRSLRK, encoded by the coding sequence ATGACTGCAATCTCCTCCTCACCCACCCGGCGAAACCTCCTCGCAGGGTCAGCCGCAACTGGTGCCGTCAGCTTGCTTCCAATACATTTCGTCGCCGCACGCGCGCAATCGAAGCAAGGCGGGTCCCCGCTTGGTACGACCAAAGCCGACGCAATTCTTCCCTTCCGCGTCAATGTCCGGGGTGAAGACCTCGCTAATCTCCGCCGGCGCCTCGCGTCCACGCGCTGGCCCACCAAAGAGCTCGTTGAGGATCGGTCGCAAGGTGTGCAGCTGGCGACGCTGCGGGCGCTCGCCCGCTACTGGTCGACTGAGTACGACTGGCGCAAGTGCGAGGCACGGCTGAACGCGCTGCCACAGTTCACGACCGTGATCGACGGGGTGAAGATCCATTTCATCCACGTCAAGTCCCGGCATGAGAACGCGCTGCCGCTGATCATGACCCACGGCTGGCCTGGGTCGGTCGTCGAGCTCCTCGATACCGTCGGTCCCCTGACTGACCCGACCAAGTATGGTGGCACTCCCGACGATGCATTCCACCTGGTGCTGCCGTCCTTGCCTGGCTACGGCTTCTCGGGCGAGCCGACCGAACTCGGCTGGGACACCGCCCGCATCGCGCGTGCGTGGGCGGTGCTGATGGATCGCCTCGGCTACACGCGCTACGTCGCCCAGGGTGGCGACGTAGGAGCCGCGGTAACGGATGCGATGGGGCGCCAGGCACCCAAGGGACTTCTCGGCATCCACCTCAACTTGCTCGCGGGTGTGGCGGCAATGTCCGACAAGCTGCCCGCAGAATCCGAGAAGGAACGCGCAGCGCAGAAGGCGGCCGCGACGTTTAGGGCGAGTGGCTTTGGCTACTTCCTGGAGCAGTCGACGCGGCCACAGACGATCGGCTACGCCCTGCTGGACTCACCCCTCGGGCTCGCGAGCTGGATGCTCGACCATGACACGGACAGCTACTACAAGATTTCCCGAGCGTTCGTGGAGGGTAAGCCCGCGGGCAATCTCACCCGGGACAGCATCCTCGACAACATCACGCTGTACTGGCTGACGGGCACTGGGGCCTCGGCCGCACGGTGGTACTGGGAGGCCGGACAGGCCGCAGCCCGTGCGGCCGGCAAGTCTCCTCCGGCGGTTGCGGTTCCCGTGGGATTTACGACGTTCCCCGGCGAAATCTTTGCTGCGCCCCGAAGTTGGGTCGAGATTATGTACCCCGGCCTCGCCTACTTCAGCGAGGTCGAACGTGGCGGACATTTCGCCGCCTGGGAGGAGCCCACGCTGTTTTCAGATGAGGTACGCGCAGCCTTCAGATCATTACGCAAATAA